A single genomic interval of Scylla paramamosain isolate STU-SP2022 chromosome 12, ASM3559412v1, whole genome shotgun sequence harbors:
- the LOC135105854 gene encoding cuticle protein CP1876-like isoform X1: protein MYTEAVMVDTKHLQLGLVVLAVMVAVSAHQAYGIPTYGIPAHGTHSYGYGQPRYVGPLASSVPAGVGGKIIPVSDTYEVAAARDQFFRTYQDQVNTINAIRASRPVRYGTSYGSAGPVHVFHPAPAVHSTYSGPAGVSHSISAPAVHVSQSSYAAPAVSHSAYGTPSYAPFTAPTQVSDTPEVAAAKAEFFRLYNQQAAAAAAAPDDYTVQKYY from the coding sequence GTTGTtttggcagtgatggtggcggtCTCCGCCCATCAGGCCTACGGCATCCCTACCTACGGCATTCCCGCCCATGGCACCCATTCTTACGGCTACGGACAGCCCCGCTACGTGGGTCCGCTGGCCTCCAGTGTCCCAGCCGGCGTTGGTGGCAAGATAATCCCTGTTTCTGATACCTACGAGGTGGCGGCAGCTCGAGACCAGTTCTTCAGGACCTACCAGGACCAGGTGAACACCATCAACGCCATCCGTGCCAGCCGCCCCGTCCGCTACGGCACCTCTTACGGCTCTGCGGGCCCCGTGCATGTCTTCCACCCCGCTCCCGCTGTGCACTCTACTTACAGTGGCCCTGCAGGGGTGTCCCACTCCATCAGTGCTCCCGCCGTGCATGTGTCCCAGTCTTCCTATGCCGCTCCTGCAGTGTCCCACTCTGCTTACGGCACCCCCTCCTATGCACCCTTCACTGCGCCCACACAGGTGAGCGACACTCCCGAAGTAGCGGCCGCCAAAGCCGAGTTCTTCCGTCTTTACAATCAGcaggctgctgctgccgctgctgccccGGACGACTACACCGTTCAGAAGTATTACTGA
- the LOC135105854 gene encoding cuticle protein CP1876-like isoform X3, with protein MVAVSAHQAYGIPTYGIPAHGTHSYGYGQPRYVGPLASSVPAGVGGKIIPVSDTYEVAAARDQFFRTYQDQVNTINAIRASRPVRYGTSYGSAGPVHVFHPAPAVHSTYSGPAGVSHSISAPAVHVSQSSYAAPAVSHSAYGTPSYAPFTAPTQVSDTPEVAAAKAEFFRLYNQQAAAAAAAPDDYTVQKYY; from the coding sequence atggtggcggtCTCCGCCCATCAGGCCTACGGCATCCCTACCTACGGCATTCCCGCCCATGGCACCCATTCTTACGGCTACGGACAGCCCCGCTACGTGGGTCCGCTGGCCTCCAGTGTCCCAGCCGGCGTTGGTGGCAAGATAATCCCTGTTTCTGATACCTACGAGGTGGCGGCAGCTCGAGACCAGTTCTTCAGGACCTACCAGGACCAGGTGAACACCATCAACGCCATCCGTGCCAGCCGCCCCGTCCGCTACGGCACCTCTTACGGCTCTGCGGGCCCCGTGCATGTCTTCCACCCCGCTCCCGCTGTGCACTCTACTTACAGTGGCCCTGCAGGGGTGTCCCACTCCATCAGTGCTCCCGCCGTGCATGTGTCCCAGTCTTCCTATGCCGCTCCTGCAGTGTCCCACTCTGCTTACGGCACCCCCTCCTATGCACCCTTCACTGCGCCCACACAGGTGAGCGACACTCCCGAAGTAGCGGCCGCCAAAGCCGAGTTCTTCCGTCTTTACAATCAGcaggctgctgctgccgctgctgccccGGACGACTACACCGTTCAGAAGTATTACTGA
- the LOC135105442 gene encoding cuticle protein CP1876-like, producing MTTSAVRSAQFHSSLPDTPATSSRAHTDAMRTLVALAVMVAISTHQASSTLTYSNPGPAYGSHAHGTPTHVTRFQGNAIHGSHAYGYGQPSYVGPLASSVPAGVGGKVIPVSDTYEVEAARGQFFRSYQDQLNTINAIRASRPARYGHGNYAPQPSYGSAGPVPVAHSVSAQAVRVPYSTYGQASAPVQVSDTAEVAAAKAEFFRLFNQQAAAAAAAPDDYAYNSHY from the exons ATGACGACCTCTGCTGTCCGGTCGGCACAGTTCCACTCGAGCCTTCCCGACACACCCGCCACCAGCAGCCGTGCACACACTGACGCCATGAGGACTCTG GTTGCtttggcagtgatggtggcgaTCTCCACCCATCAGGCCTCCAGCACCCTCACCTACAGCAATCCTGGCCCCGCCTATGGCAGCCACGCACACGGCACACCCACCCATGTCACCCGCTTCCAAGGCAATGCCATCCATGGCAGCCATGCCTACGGCTACGGTCAGCCCAGCTACGTAGGTCCACTGGCCTCCAGTGTCCCTGCTGGCGTCGGTGGCAAAGTTATCCCCGTGTCGGACACCTACGAAGTGGAGGCAGCCCGCGGACAGTTCTTTAGGAGCTATCAGGATCAGCTGAACACAATCAACGCCATACGTGCCAGCCGCCCCGCCCGTTACGGCCACGGTAACTATGCTCCCCAGCCCTCTTATGGCTCTGCGGGGCCCGTGCCAGTGGCCCACTCTGTTTCCGCCCAAGCCGTGCGTGTGCCCTACTCCACCTACGGACAAGCCAGCGCGCCCGTGCAGGTGAGCGACACTGCGGAAGTAGCAGCCGCCAAAGCTGAATTCTTCCGTCTCTTCAACCAGCaggcagccgccgccgccgccgctcccgATGACTACGCCTACAACAGTCACTACTGA
- the LOC135105445 gene encoding uncharacterized protein LOC135105445, with amino-acid sequence MKTLVVLAVMVAATAHQAYGIPVPGTLSHGTHAYGIPAYGYGRVPVSDTYELAAARDQFFRAYQNQLNTIYAIRASRPAYHDTHGHGHHGSAGVVHASQAVHGTHSSYGTPSVHAPVVHTSQAVHAPAVYTSHAVHAPAVHHDY; translated from the exons ATGAAGACTCTG GTTGTtttggcagtgatggtggcggccacCGCCCATCAGGCCTACGGCATCCCTGTACCCGGCACTCTCTCCCACGGCACCCACGCCTACGGCATCCCCGCCTACGGCTATGGGCGGGTCCCTGTCTCGGACACCTACGAGTTGGCGGCTGCACGTGACCAGTTCTTCAGAGCCTACCAGAACCAGCTGAACACCATCTATGCCATCCGCGCCAGCCGCCCCGCCTACCACGACACCCACGGCCACGGACACCACGGCTCTGCAGGCGTCGTCCATGCGTCCCAAGCCGTGCACGGAACCCACTCCTCTTACGGCACCCCTTCTGTGCATGCCCCCGTCGTGCACACTTCCCAAGCCGTGCACGCCCCCGCAGTGTACACTTCCCACGCCGTTCACGCCCCCGCCGTGCACCACGATTATTAA
- the LOC135105854 gene encoding cuticle protein CP1876-like isoform X2, giving the protein MRTLVVLAVMVAVSAHQAYGIPTYGIPAHGTHSYGYGQPRYVGPLASSVPAGVGGKIIPVSDTYEVAAARDQFFRTYQDQVNTINAIRASRPVRYGTSYGSAGPVHVFHPAPAVHSTYSGPAGVSHSISAPAVHVSQSSYAAPAVSHSAYGTPSYAPFTAPTQVSDTPEVAAAKAEFFRLYNQQAAAAAAAPDDYTVQKYY; this is encoded by the exons ATGAGGACTCTG GTTGTtttggcagtgatggtggcggtCTCCGCCCATCAGGCCTACGGCATCCCTACCTACGGCATTCCCGCCCATGGCACCCATTCTTACGGCTACGGACAGCCCCGCTACGTGGGTCCGCTGGCCTCCAGTGTCCCAGCCGGCGTTGGTGGCAAGATAATCCCTGTTTCTGATACCTACGAGGTGGCGGCAGCTCGAGACCAGTTCTTCAGGACCTACCAGGACCAGGTGAACACCATCAACGCCATCCGTGCCAGCCGCCCCGTCCGCTACGGCACCTCTTACGGCTCTGCGGGCCCCGTGCATGTCTTCCACCCCGCTCCCGCTGTGCACTCTACTTACAGTGGCCCTGCAGGGGTGTCCCACTCCATCAGTGCTCCCGCCGTGCATGTGTCCCAGTCTTCCTATGCCGCTCCTGCAGTGTCCCACTCTGCTTACGGCACCCCCTCCTATGCACCCTTCACTGCGCCCACACAGGTGAGCGACACTCCCGAAGTAGCGGCCGCCAAAGCCGAGTTCTTCCGTCTTTACAATCAGcaggctgctgctgccgctgctgccccGGACGACTACACCGTTCAGAAGTATTACTGA
- the LOC135105444 gene encoding uncharacterized protein LOC135105444: MKTLVVLAVMVAATAHQAYGIPVPGTLSHGTHAYGIPAYGYGRVPVSDTYELAAARDQFFRAYQNQLNTIYAIRASRPAYHDTHGHGHHGSAGAVHVSHGTHSSYGTPAVHAPVVHTSHAVHAPVVHTSHTVHASPAVHHDY; this comes from the exons ATGAAGACTCTG GTTGTtttggcagtgatggtggcggccacCGCCCATCAGGCCTACGGCATCCCTGTACCCGGCACTCTCTCCCACGGCACCCACGCCTACGGCATCCCCGCCTACGGCTATGGGCGGGTCCCTGTCTCGGACACCTACGAGTTGGCGGCTGCACGTGACCAGTTCTTCAGAGCCTACCAGAACCAGCTGAACACCATCTATGCCATCCGCGCCAGCCGCCCCGCCTACCACGACACCCACGGCCACGGACACCACGGCTCTGCAGGCGCCGTCCACGTGTCCCACGGAACCCACTCCTCTTACGGCACCCCTGCTGTGCACGCCCCCGTCGTGCACACTTCTCACGCCGTGCACGCCCCCGTTGTGCACACTTCCCACACCGTTCACGCCTCCCCCGCCGTGCACCACGATTATTAA